Genomic DNA from Thermosipho ferrireducens:
GCCTATTTTACTTGCTTTATCAATACTACTCTGGGCCTTTTTATAAAGTTCTTTTACTTCTTCTACAGGTTTCTTGTCTTCAATTGCTTTTAAAACTTTCTTTATTGCGGTTTTCATTCTGGTTTTATATGCTTTGTTTATAAGTCTATTCCTTTCAGAAACTTTTACTCTTTTTTTTGCAGACATTATATTAGGCATACCAAACGAACCTCCCTCTTATTTCTTTTTTCGTATTATAATAATTTTTTCAACTCATTAACCATATCAAGTTTTTCCCAGGTAAACTCAGGATCATTTCTACCAAAGTGTCCATATGCAGCGGTTTTTCTATATATAGGTTTCAAAAGATCAAGCTTTTTAATAATTGCCCCAGGTCTAAAATCAAAAAGCTCAAGTATTGCGTTAAGAATTTTTTCCTCAGCTACTTTTGCTGTGTTGTAGGTATTGATCATAATTGAAACAGGTTGAGCTTTTCCTATTGCATAGGCCACCTGTATTATAA
This window encodes:
- the rpsT gene encoding 30S ribosomal protein S20, which codes for MPNIMSAKKRVKVSERNRLINKAYKTRMKTAIKKVLKAIEDKKPVEEVKELYKKAQSSIDKASKIGAIHKNQASRKKSRLMVKVNEYLSASEQ